One region of Danio rerio strain Tuebingen ecotype United States chromosome 5, GRCz12tu, whole genome shotgun sequence genomic DNA includes:
- the tbx5b gene encoding T-box transcription factor TBX5b (The RefSeq protein has 1 substitution compared to this genomic sequence), which yields MANPMFESLRACSGGNSPAMDFERDKDSGHHGRNKTGSPPLQTQLSQQSMEGIKVYLHEKDLWAKFHDVTTEMIITKAGRRMFPSYKVKVTGLNPKAKYILLMDIISADEHRYKFADNKWSISGKAEPAIPGRLYVHPDSPASGAHWMRQLVSFQKLKLTNNHLDPFGHIILNSMHKYQPRLHIVKADERNSFGSSNTSFCTHSFAETTFIAVTSYQNHTITQLKIENNPFAKGFRGNDDIELHRMSRTPSKEYPLVPRSTARQRAAPPSPDCLSRSEYTVTQKPSPGFTCSDTSGDQSLTETPSIHDPTYPLFSYQLSPDVAPSSMDTTQHQPCMYGGSQVGMEELRWASYSDSTTYQSFSSAKEMSGTFVPPADLSQELYPQYTCEVGVQSHCMMTDFSLYACNRSFSQNQQPNNWCGGS from the exons ATGGCGAATCCAATGTTCGAATCTCTACGGGCATGTTCCGGTGGCAATTCCCCCGCGATGGATTTCGAGAGGGATAAGGATTCAGGACATCACGGACGGAACAAAACCGGCTCCCCGCCACTACAAACTCAGCTCTCCCAACAG AGTATGGAGGGAATTAAAGTTTATTTGCACGAGAAAGATCTGTGGGCCAAATTTCATGATGTCACTACAGAGATGATCATCACCAAGGCTGGCCG ACGCATGTTTCCCAGCTACAAAGTGAAGGTAACAGGCTTAAACCCCAAAGCCAAATACATCTTGCTGATGGACATTATTTCAGCAGACGAGCATCGGTATAAGTTTGCAGATAACAAATG GTCCATCAGTGGTAAAGCTGAGCCGGCGATTCCAGGCCGCCTGTATGTGCACCCAGACTCCCCGGCTTCAGGAGCTCATTGGATGAGGCAGCTTGTTTCTTTTCAGAAGCTCAAACTCACCAACAACCACCTGGACCCTTTCGGACAT ATCATTTTAAATTCCATGCATAAATACCAGCCGCGTTTGCACATCGTGAAGGCAGACGAGAGGAATAGCTTCGGCTCCAGCAACACCAGTTTCTGCACACACTCTTTTGCAGAGACCTCCTTCATTGCTGTGACTTCCTACCAGAACCACACC ATCACTCAGCTGAAGATTGAAAATAATCCATTTGCAAAAGGTTTCCGTGGAAATGATGATATTGAATTGCATCGCATGTCCCGTACACcaag TAAGGAGTATCCACTTGTGCCACGAAGCACGGCGAGGCAGCGTGCAGCTCCACCATCTCCTGACTGTCTCTCTCGGTCTGAATACACTGTGACACAAAAACCCAGCCCTGGCTTTACCTGCTCCGACACGTCAG GTGATCAGAGCCTCACTGAAACCCCTAGCATTCATGACCCAACTTACCCCCTCTTCAGCTACCAGCTCTCTCCAGATGTGGCCCCCTCCAGTATGGACACCACGCAGCACCAGCCCTGCATGTACGGAGGCTCTCAGGTGGGCATGGAGGAGCTCAGGTGGGCTTCTTATTCAGACAGCACAACTTACCAAAGCTTTTCTTCTGCTAAAGAAATGAGTGGGACTTTTGTTCCCCCCGCTGACCTCTCTCAGGAACTTTATCCTCAGTACACTTGTGAGGTGGGAGTCCAGTCACACTGCATGATGACTGACTTCTCACTTTATGCCTGCAATCGATCGTTCAGTCAAAACCAGCAGCCAAACAACTGGTGTGGGGGGAGTtga
- the tbx5b gene encoding T-box transcription factor TBX5b isoform X1, giving the protein MANPMFESLRACSGGNSPAMDFERDKDSGHHGRNKTGSPPLQTQLSQQSMEGIKVYLHEKDLWAKFHDVTTEMIITKAGRRMFPSYKVKVTGLNPKAKYILLMDIISADEHRYKFADNKWSISGKAEPAIPGRLYVHPDSPASGAHWMRQLVSFQKLKLTNNHLDPFGHIILNSMHKYQPRLHIVKADERNSFGSSNTSFCTHSFAETSFIAVTSYQNHTITQLKIENNPFAKGFRGNDDIELHRMSRTPSKEYPLVPRSTARQRAAPPSPDCLSRSEYTVTQKPSPGFTCSDTSGDQSLTETPSIHDPTYPLFSYQLSPDVAPSSMDTTQHQPCMYGGSQVGMEELRWASYSDSTTYQSFSSAKEMSGTFVPPADLSQELYPQYTCEVGVQSHCMMTDFSLYACNRSFSQNQQPNNWCGGS; this is encoded by the exons ATGGCGAATCCAATGTTCGAATCTCTACGGGCATGTTCCGGTGGCAATTCCCCCGCGATGGATTTCGAGAGGGATAAGGATTCAGGACATCACGGACGGAACAAAACCGGCTCCCCGCCACTACAAACTCAGCTCTCCCAACAG AGTATGGAGGGAATTAAAGTTTATTTGCACGAGAAAGATCTGTGGGCCAAATTTCATGATGTCACTACAGAGATGATCATCACCAAGGCTGGCCG ACGCATGTTTCCCAGCTACAAAGTGAAGGTAACAGGCTTAAACCCCAAAGCCAAATACATCTTGCTGATGGACATTATTTCAGCAGACGAGCATCGGTATAAGTTTGCAGATAACAAATG GTCCATCAGTGGTAAAGCTGAGCCGGCGATTCCAGGCCGCCTGTATGTGCACCCAGACTCCCCGGCTTCAGGAGCTCATTGGATGAGGCAGCTTGTTTCTTTTCAGAAGCTCAAACTCACCAACAACCACCTGGACCCTTTCGGACAT ATCATTTTAAATTCCATGCATAAATACCAGCCGCGTTTGCACATCGTGAAGGCAGACGAGAGGAATAGCTTCGGCTCCAGCAACACCAGTTTCTGCACACACTCTTTTGCAGAGACCTCCTTCATTGCTGTGACTTCCTACCAGAACCACACC ATCACTCAGCTGAAGATTGAAAATAATCCATTTGCAAAAGGTTTCCGTGGAAATGATGATATTGAATTGCATCGCATGTCCCGTACACcaag TAAGGAGTATCCACTTGTGCCACGAAGCACGGCGAGGCAGCGTGCAGCTCCACCATCTCCTGACTGTCTCTCTCGGTCTGAATACACTGTGACACAAAAACCCAGCCCTGGCTTTACCTGCTCCGACACGTCAG GTGATCAGAGCCTCACTGAAACCCCTAGCATTCATGACCCAACTTACCCCCTCTTCAGCTACCAGCTCTCTCCAGATGTGGCCCCCTCCAGTATGGACACCACGCAGCACCAGCCCTGCATGTACGGAGGCTCTCAGGTGGGCATGGAGGAGCTCAGGTGGGCTTCTTATTCAGACAGCACAACTTACCAAAGCTTTTCTTCTGCTAAAGAAATGAGTGGGACTTTTGTTCCCCCCGCTGACCTCTCTCAGGAACTTTATCCTCAGTACACTTGTGAGGTGGGAGTCCAGTCACACTGCATGATGACTGACTTCTCACTTTATGCCTGCAATCGATCGTTCAGTCAAAACCAGCAGCCAAACAACTGGTGTGGGGGGAGTtga